Proteins encoded together in one Gammaproteobacteria bacterium window:
- a CDS encoding methyl-accepting chemotaxis protein, whose protein sequence is MRILNLPMLREFSKLRLRYKLTCLYLLILVPLSILGYEHIVILHEYIEHERHEVRAFLPDNVKATSQHIEQLESDIVQTKIVIGAIFVLLNVIFSLMLATDKTQSEKMQQILQQFTHGDFSQRLESRYFSDLQRVTGQINLLGVRQNRSNMKVSDALREVIVASEEVVKIVQESASGSIEQMQSVSAVAAASEEMNNSMSTAAENAEQTNRMSEESAKLASDGERKVRNMHQEMVSINKTVDAATQAIESLQNRSHEVSQIINVIQSIAEQTNLLALNAAIEAARAGEQGRGFAVVADEVRELAAKTSGSTVEIAELIGKMQSEVNQIVANIESVRTSVNTGVEISSEAEKSLFEINRQAQETSNMIAGISISLTQQKDATTEIASSMHRVAEMAENNKHIVEKTNSAAAFLDQLSKDLRSELGT, encoded by the coding sequence ATGAGAATTCTAAATCTACCCATGCTGCGTGAGTTCTCCAAGCTACGGCTCAGATATAAACTCACCTGTTTATATCTTCTCATTCTGGTTCCCCTGTCAATACTAGGGTATGAACACATCGTCATTCTTCACGAATACATTGAACACGAACGACATGAGGTACGCGCCTTTTTGCCGGATAACGTCAAAGCGACAAGCCAACATATCGAACAACTGGAATCGGATATCGTACAGACAAAAATTGTCATTGGCGCCATATTTGTTCTTCTCAATGTCATCTTCTCGCTGATGCTCGCGACGGACAAAACACAATCAGAAAAAATGCAACAAATACTTCAGCAATTCACGCACGGAGACTTTAGCCAGCGGCTAGAATCCCGATATTTTAGCGATCTCCAAAGGGTAACCGGGCAAATCAATCTACTTGGTGTGCGTCAGAACAGATCAAATATGAAAGTATCCGATGCGCTTAGAGAGGTAATTGTTGCCTCCGAAGAAGTTGTAAAAATAGTACAGGAGAGTGCGAGCGGAAGCATAGAACAAATGCAGTCAGTGTCTGCCGTAGCTGCGGCAAGTGAGGAGATGAATAACAGCATGTCAACCGCCGCTGAAAACGCCGAGCAGACCAATCGCATGTCTGAGGAATCCGCCAAGTTAGCCAGTGACGGTGAAAGGAAAGTCAGAAACATGCATCAAGAGATGGTTTCAATAAATAAGACGGTAGACGCGGCGACACAAGCTATTGAGTCGCTACAAAATCGCTCACATGAGGTGAGTCAAATAATTAATGTCATCCAGAGCATTGCCGAGCAGACGAATTTGTTGGCACTCAATGCCGCTATTGAAGCAGCGCGCGCCGGTGAACAAGGACGCGGATTTGCGGTTGTCGCTGACGAAGTGAGAGAGCTTGCGGCCAAGACCAGTGGCTCAACAGTGGAAATTGCCGAACTCATCGGCAAAATGCAATCCGAGGTTAATCAAATAGTAGCCAATATCGAATCCGTCAGAACGTCGGTGAATACCGGGGTTGAAATTTCGTCTGAAGCCGAAAAGTCCTTATTTGAAATAAACCGGCAAGCCCAGGAAACGAGCAACATGATCGCCGGCATCAGTATCTCACTCACGCAACAAAAGGATGCCACGACCGAGATTGCGTCTAGCATGCACCGTGTCGCGGAAATGGCCGAAAATAACAAGCATATAGTAGAAAAAACCAATTCTGCAGCGGCATTTCTGGATCAGCTGTCGAAAGATTTGCGCAGTGAACTTGGAACTTAA
- a CDS encoding PAS domain S-box protein, whose amino-acid sequence MSTIRFYSLNFFVLLLTCYSHVVSALPNKTIVIGVQSEYREHTPIDHWMPLSDYLTKILNDTSFEFRLLAKEELVTQWRQHELDFVLSDPTRFLQITQSDSLSRVVATVTDSYKDRPVIAKGGTIIALKERDDLQSLSDLKEKTIGVDNERHLGSLYLPLHILYENNINENEFTLELYEEASNDSVIKSVLLKDIDVGFLAGGELERLSDMGYIGLDKLKVINQQNLAGYPFAVSTRLYSNDVLVMASHVRQEVGARLTAVLLSIPPNHSTLHPLEIYGFRVADNYAEVERLMRELRVRPFDIRPDITLDDLWQRYSNWIISVTLTLVIVGILLIQLFATNQQLRRERRLKNRSEQALRESNNRFTLSMQATNDGIWDWDLTTNAVYFSPRWKSMLGYEDSELTNAFSTWEELIDEDGKQRTTAQIEDCINGKQDGFVVEFRMKHKDGHWVDILSRSIIVRDTDGNPLRMVGTHVDISQQKSLEQRLRDSEAQSKMIIDTSPDAILLVDLNGIIVRINPKTEILFGYTEVQLLGQPIEILIPERFHKDHKQVLSRFLSSPKYIEFERGKTIPTLLAATKQGLEFPCEIGLSPISLNGEVHIVTTLRDITARKRAEESLRFSERSLAEAQKIAHLGNWWFNLETSETYWSDEVYRILGYREKEFSPDYKTLRARIHPEDNHALELAEKHSLETGEAYSIDYRIILPNETIRWVHMETIPSKGTEGSIDFLRGTLQDITASKSASDALAQRAQEQTALLEVGREIASTLNLSEVLQIVAERITDLTLMSTTAVYLLENNTLELVATQPPLPPDFPDVMRYAPLSDHPHILHAVESKQVAILPDARKSELSPAERIAVEMRNLRSIVYLPLNVGNEVVGVMIAATVGDTLLEGDEAKNVCGTYANMSALAIANARLYNSSRHYADQLEQQYAFTRAILDNAPMGMHIYQLEENDHLVFTSSNPAADRILQTDSKHLIGKSYEELYPPLVKTEIPRRYREIARHGGEYVNNQVTYSDENYRGTFDIKAFQTVPGQMAVFFEDVTEAQAQELALRQSEQKLRTILDSVDAFIYLKDTEGRYLFANRMVRAIWQAEMDEIIGFRDDKFFDAETSKKIRENDIRVLVNGETLRTEETNTITETGKTKTFLSVKLPLRQEDGSIYALCGISTDITDRIQAEAELERHRNQLQNLVNEQTAMVRQQANIIDQTHDSILTTNLDGIITSWNKGSTTLFGYTADNAKDKHIHLITTPESDLHFNFEKTVQKLKSTGQWETETYMKHANGRQFPAHLSLSLLYDDQGEPSGLIAYTMDITERKTMEESLREKEADLSRAQTVGRMGSWRVDLKSQKIFWSEETYRIFGVPSDIPVDFEFFGTCIYPDDRNYVFQCWENALDGAPYDLEHRILANGEIRWLHEQAEFLYDDRKNLIAALGVSQDITERKAAETDLRAAEERYRLLFSESRDAILTLAPPTWKFTSGNAAARDLFYLNDETNFVNIGPWDLSPPTQPNGISSDEKAREMILKAMQEGSNFFEWQHRRHNGKEFPATVLLTRVETSGEVFLQATVRDVSEEKAAEQVLRAANLEAERLARAKSEFLANMSHEIRTPLNAVIGLSKIGMRKNANCNGAESYFEQILNSGQHLLGVINDVLDYSKIEAGKLSIHKQACKLVSVISSTTEIVETIASAKGLKFYTDVPADIVEWVEGDSQRIRQILVNLLSNAIKFTEVGEVRLRVVRVGSNTRFDVSDTGIGMTEEQQARLFHPFEQADSSSTREFGGTGLGLVISQRLAQAMGGDIEVKSVVNEGSTFSLTLPLKQVNSPTLEEKKTVAEVGKLLQGINILAAEDVAVNRLILEDILNQQGATVTFAENGQQVLDCVSENGQNAFNLVLMDVQMPIMDGLEASRKLKQLAPHLPIIGLTAHALMEEKNKCLDAGMVDHITKPIDEDLLYEHILKYANQALKPVAINSPERLEKELDIDKIINNSSDKPTPADQYIDWKALAIRFKRSSFIERMFKVTIKEYSDTPDEILRLVKSEKRSELGIIAHKLKSVFGNLEAKQLSELALETENITRADNANSIEISKLGTKLADQLKAFIHELKLFGLT is encoded by the coding sequence ATGAGCACAATTCGTTTCTATTCACTTAACTTTTTTGTCCTACTACTGACGTGTTATTCACATGTTGTCTCCGCTCTACCAAATAAAACTATCGTTATTGGTGTTCAGAGCGAATATAGGGAGCATACGCCGATAGATCACTGGATGCCTTTATCTGATTACTTAACGAAAATTCTGAATGACACCTCATTTGAGTTCAGACTACTGGCTAAAGAAGAACTCGTTACACAATGGCGACAACACGAATTGGATTTCGTACTGTCAGACCCAACACGGTTTCTTCAAATTACCCAGTCTGACAGCCTGTCTCGGGTTGTTGCTACGGTTACAGATTCGTACAAAGATCGTCCTGTAATTGCAAAGGGGGGAACGATTATCGCACTTAAAGAACGCGATGACCTCCAGTCATTAAGTGATTTAAAAGAAAAGACGATTGGCGTTGATAATGAACGACATCTTGGGTCGCTCTACCTTCCACTACATATCCTTTACGAAAACAACATAAACGAAAACGAATTCACACTGGAACTTTACGAAGAAGCATCCAATGACTCAGTTATAAAGAGTGTACTCCTAAAAGATATAGACGTAGGTTTTCTGGCCGGCGGCGAACTTGAAAGACTTTCTGATATGGGCTATATCGGATTAGACAAACTAAAAGTGATTAACCAGCAAAATTTGGCTGGCTACCCATTTGCTGTCTCCACGCGCCTATATTCAAACGATGTTCTCGTCATGGCATCTCATGTTCGACAGGAGGTGGGAGCGAGACTGACTGCTGTTCTACTTTCCATACCGCCAAATCACTCGACTCTTCACCCATTAGAAATTTATGGATTCAGAGTGGCTGACAATTATGCGGAAGTTGAAAGACTAATGCGTGAACTACGTGTCAGGCCTTTCGACATACGACCAGACATTACTTTAGATGATTTGTGGCAACGTTACTCAAATTGGATAATCTCCGTTACCTTGACTTTGGTAATAGTTGGAATTTTACTGATTCAGCTTTTTGCAACCAATCAACAACTGCGCCGCGAAAGACGGCTTAAAAACCGTAGCGAACAGGCTTTGCGGGAGAGCAATAACCGATTTACCCTATCCATGCAAGCTACCAATGATGGCATTTGGGACTGGGACCTAACAACGAATGCGGTCTATTTCTCACCTCGCTGGAAATCCATGCTTGGCTACGAAGATAGCGAATTGACGAATGCGTTTAGTACTTGGGAAGAACTAATTGACGAAGATGGGAAGCAGCGAACGACGGCTCAAATAGAGGATTGCATAAACGGAAAACAGGATGGGTTTGTCGTTGAGTTCCGAATGAAGCATAAAGACGGCCATTGGGTTGACATTCTTTCTCGCAGCATAATAGTTAGAGACACCGACGGAAACCCGTTGAGGATGGTAGGCACGCACGTCGATATCAGTCAGCAAAAGTCGCTTGAGCAGCGTTTGCGTGATAGCGAAGCGCAATCAAAAATGATTATTGATACGTCGCCGGATGCCATTCTGCTTGTGGATCTAAACGGAATTATCGTTCGTATCAATCCAAAAACCGAAATTCTATTTGGGTATACCGAGGTCCAGTTGCTTGGTCAACCAATTGAAATTCTCATACCTGAGCGTTTTCATAAAGACCACAAACAGGTACTCTCCAGGTTTTTGTCATCTCCCAAGTACATAGAATTCGAGCGGGGAAAAACTATACCTACGCTATTGGCCGCTACCAAGCAGGGCCTGGAGTTTCCATGCGAAATCGGGCTTAGTCCGATATCACTCAATGGCGAAGTTCACATTGTTACTACCTTGCGCGACATTACCGCTCGCAAGCGAGCAGAAGAGTCACTTCGCTTCAGCGAGAGATCTCTCGCCGAAGCACAAAAGATTGCCCATCTAGGAAACTGGTGGTTCAATTTGGAAACTAGCGAGACTTATTGGTCTGACGAAGTCTATCGAATTCTTGGTTATCGGGAAAAGGAATTTTCTCCCGACTACAAGACGCTTCGCGCAAGAATACATCCAGAAGACAATCATGCGTTGGAACTAGCCGAAAAGCACTCCCTTGAGACCGGGGAGGCCTATTCTATTGATTACCGTATCATACTGCCAAACGAGACAATACGTTGGGTTCATATGGAAACTATTCCCTCAAAGGGAACTGAAGGGTCGATAGATTTCTTACGAGGAACGTTGCAGGATATTACTGCTTCGAAGAGTGCCTCCGACGCTTTGGCACAACGTGCGCAGGAACAAACTGCGCTACTAGAGGTAGGACGGGAGATTGCCTCAACGCTCAATTTGAGCGAAGTTTTACAAATTGTGGCAGAACGTATTACAGATTTAACTTTAATGAGTACGACTGCCGTATACCTTTTAGAAAACAATACGCTAGAGTTGGTGGCTACGCAGCCACCACTGCCGCCAGATTTTCCAGACGTGATGCGCTACGCGCCGCTTTCTGATCACCCGCACATACTTCATGCCGTTGAGAGTAAACAAGTCGCTATTCTACCTGACGCGAGAAAGTCAGAACTGTCTCCGGCGGAACGTATTGCAGTAGAAATGCGCAATCTTCGATCTATTGTTTACCTGCCACTGAACGTAGGCAACGAAGTTGTGGGCGTTATGATCGCCGCGACAGTAGGTGACACCTTGTTAGAGGGTGACGAAGCTAAAAACGTTTGTGGTACCTATGCCAATATGTCAGCTCTCGCAATAGCGAACGCTCGACTTTACAATTCCAGCCGGCACTATGCAGATCAATTAGAGCAACAGTATGCTTTCACGCGCGCAATTCTGGACAACGCCCCCATGGGTATGCACATTTATCAGCTTGAGGAGAATGACCATTTAGTATTTACGTCTTCTAATCCTGCCGCTGACCGTATTCTACAAACAGACAGCAAACATCTGATTGGCAAAAGTTACGAGGAGCTCTATCCTCCATTGGTAAAAACTGAAATCCCGCGTCGTTACAGAGAAATTGCCCGTCACGGTGGAGAATATGTAAACAATCAAGTTACCTATAGTGACGAAAACTATCGAGGCACATTTGACATCAAGGCATTTCAGACGGTTCCTGGCCAAATGGCCGTATTCTTTGAAGATGTGACTGAAGCACAGGCGCAGGAACTGGCACTGCGTCAGAGTGAGCAAAAACTTCGTACTATACTCGACAGCGTTGATGCCTTTATCTATCTGAAAGATACTGAAGGACGTTACCTTTTCGCCAATCGTATGGTCCGTGCTATTTGGCAGGCCGAAATGGATGAGATTATCGGCTTTAGAGATGATAAGTTCTTCGATGCCGAAACGTCAAAGAAAATTCGAGAAAACGATATACGCGTGCTGGTGAATGGAGAAACACTGCGTACGGAGGAGACAAACACGATTACGGAGACTGGAAAAACGAAAACCTTCTTGTCCGTAAAACTCCCCTTGAGGCAGGAAGACGGCAGCATTTACGCATTGTGTGGTATTTCCACTGATATCACGGATCGTATACAAGCCGAGGCAGAACTTGAGCGTCATCGCAATCAGCTACAGAATTTAGTGAATGAACAGACCGCAATGGTTCGTCAACAGGCAAATATCATTGATCAGACGCATGACTCGATACTCACCACCAATTTAGATGGAATCATTACCAGTTGGAACAAAGGTTCGACAACTTTGTTTGGATATACCGCGGATAATGCTAAAGACAAACACATTCATCTGATTACCACGCCCGAGTCTGATCTCCACTTTAACTTTGAAAAGACCGTGCAGAAACTGAAGTCAACTGGACAATGGGAAACGGAAACCTACATGAAACATGCAAACGGAAGGCAATTTCCAGCGCATCTTTCTCTTTCTCTTCTGTACGATGATCAAGGTGAACCTAGCGGTTTGATTGCCTATACGATGGACATTACAGAACGAAAAACCATGGAGGAGTCTCTGCGTGAAAAAGAGGCTGATTTATCTCGCGCTCAAACTGTCGGACGCATGGGAAGTTGGCGAGTTGATTTGAAGAGTCAGAAGATTTTCTGGTCTGAAGAAACATATCGAATATTCGGTGTTCCTTCAGACATTCCAGTTGATTTTGAGTTCTTCGGTACCTGTATCTATCCGGATGACAGAAACTATGTCTTCCAATGCTGGGAGAATGCTCTCGATGGCGCCCCTTACGACCTGGAGCATCGAATCTTAGCCAACGGAGAAATCAGATGGCTGCATGAACAGGCCGAGTTTTTATACGATGACAGGAAAAACTTGATCGCTGCCTTAGGCGTCTCTCAAGACATTACAGAAAGAAAGGCGGCAGAAACCGATTTACGCGCAGCAGAAGAACGCTATCGCCTGCTCTTTTCCGAGTCACGTGATGCCATCCTGACACTGGCTCCACCAACCTGGAAATTCACATCAGGAAACGCAGCAGCACGCGATCTTTTTTACCTCAATGATGAGACAAATTTCGTGAACATTGGTCCGTGGGACTTATCACCACCTACACAGCCGAATGGGATTTCGTCGGACGAAAAAGCCAGGGAAATGATTTTGAAGGCCATGCAAGAAGGCAGCAATTTCTTCGAGTGGCAACACCGTCGACACAACGGAAAAGAATTTCCAGCCACGGTACTACTGACTAGAGTCGAGACCTCTGGCGAGGTATTCCTGCAGGCAACTGTACGTGACGTTTCTGAAGAAAAGGCGGCGGAGCAAGTCCTGCGCGCCGCCAATTTGGAAGCAGAAAGATTGGCAAGAGCCAAGAGTGAGTTTCTGGCCAATATGAGCCACGAGATTCGAACCCCACTTAATGCTGTCATTGGTTTGTCTAAGATTGGAATGCGTAAGAATGCAAACTGTAATGGCGCAGAGAGCTATTTTGAGCAGATACTTAATTCCGGACAACATCTTCTAGGGGTAATTAACGATGTACTCGATTATTCCAAAATAGAAGCCGGGAAACTCAGTATTCACAAACAAGCGTGTAAATTGGTAAGTGTCATCAGCAGTACGACAGAAATTGTGGAAACAATTGCAAGTGCAAAAGGTCTGAAATTCTATACCGACGTTCCTGCAGATATTGTTGAATGGGTAGAAGGAGACTCGCAGCGCATCCGACAGATTTTGGTCAATCTATTATCAAACGCCATCAAGTTTACCGAGGTGGGAGAAGTCAGACTACGCGTTGTCCGTGTAGGAAGCAATACGCGCTTTGATGTAAGTGATACCGGAATTGGTATGACTGAAGAACAACAAGCCAGGCTATTTCATCCATTTGAACAAGCGGATTCTTCTAGCACTCGTGAATTTGGCGGTACCGGTCTAGGCTTAGTGATTAGCCAACGTCTGGCCCAGGCAATGGGCGGTGACATAGAAGTTAAGAGCGTTGTAAACGAGGGTAGTACTTTTTCTCTGACTCTGCCCCTTAAGCAAGTAAATTCGCCGACATTAGAAGAAAAGAAAACCGTAGCAGAAGTCGGCAAGCTCCTGCAAGGCATAAACATACTTGCGGCTGAAGATGTTGCGGTTAATCGCCTCATACTCGAAGACATCTTGAACCAGCAGGGAGCAACCGTAACCTTTGCCGAAAATGGACAACAAGTATTGGATTGTGTTTCTGAGAACGGTCAAAACGCATTCAACCTTGTTTTGATGGATGTCCAAATGCCAATAATGGATGGGTTGGAGGCATCCAGGAAGCTAAAACAGTTGGCGCCACACCTGCCCATTATTGGTCTAACCGCACACGCGCTAATGGAAGAAAAAAACAAATGTCTAGACGCTGGAATGGTAGACCACATTACAAAGCCAATTGATGAAGACCTTCTCTATGAGCACATTTTAAAATATGCTAACCAGGCATTAAAACCTGTGGCAATCAACAGTCCTGAACGGCTAGAGAAAGAGCTCGATATCGACAAAATCATCAACAATAGTAGCGATAAACCCACACCTGCAGATCAATACATCGACTGGAAGGCGTTGGCTATACGATTCAAGCGCTCATCCTTTATTGAACGAATGTTTAAAGTAACGATAAAAGAATACAGCGACACACCGGACGAAATACTAAGACTGGTCAAGTCGGAAAAAAGAAGCGAGCTTGGCATAATTGCACATAAGTTGAAATCCGTCTTTGGCAATCTGGAGGCGAAACAACTTTCTGAACTGGCACTGGAGACCGAGAACATTACCCGCGCAGACAATGCCAATAGTATAGAGATCTCTAAATTGGGTACTAAGTTAGCCGATCAACTAAAGGCATTTATTCACGAATTGAAGCTATTCGGATTAACTTAA
- a CDS encoding ABC transporter substrate-binding protein: MTKTPLVRIAFLPIYLLIFLSVYLISSCDFSHEKLRIGAHKWPGYEFMFLAKREGWLGDNGVQLIETTSATETLSKLERREIDGASLTLDEALRARSLGIPIQIVLVFDISAGADAVYSRTRLKDLSELRGARIGVEKSALGALMLHKLLEAAHLSEFDVVTVNSSVDQHIDDWKNQRFDTLITYEPISTELERLHAYRLIDTRQFPELVFDVLAVRTNMLSGQKISELKSLIKSHFTAVHHFRNNPQDAAYRMGAHLGLSGSEVLDVFRGLKIPNETANLSYLNNNGTVEKTSNVLVSIMYRDSTEQDPLDLKGFVNDEFIPVVD, encoded by the coding sequence GTGACAAAAACGCCATTGGTAAGAATAGCTTTTTTACCAATCTATCTATTGATCTTTCTTTCCGTCTATCTGATTTCCAGTTGCGATTTCTCACATGAAAAACTTCGTATAGGCGCCCATAAATGGCCAGGCTATGAATTCATGTTTCTGGCTAAGAGAGAAGGATGGCTAGGCGACAATGGAGTTCAATTAATAGAAACAACGTCGGCAACCGAGACGCTTTCAAAACTGGAACGCAGGGAAATTGACGGCGCATCCTTAACATTAGACGAAGCTTTACGCGCGCGTAGTCTAGGCATACCCATTCAAATTGTGCTTGTCTTTGACATATCAGCCGGTGCAGATGCCGTCTATTCAAGAACTCGTTTAAAAGACTTATCCGAACTTAGGGGTGCCAGAATTGGTGTAGAGAAGAGTGCGCTTGGCGCGCTGATGTTACACAAACTTCTCGAGGCCGCACACTTAAGCGAATTCGACGTGGTCACAGTCAATAGCTCTGTCGACCAGCACATAGACGACTGGAAAAACCAGCGCTTTGACACTTTGATTACCTATGAACCGATATCGACAGAATTAGAACGGCTACACGCCTATAGACTGATCGACACTCGTCAGTTTCCCGAGCTTGTATTCGATGTTCTTGCAGTTAGAACCAATATGCTTAGTGGACAAAAAATATCTGAACTTAAATCACTCATCAAATCACACTTTACTGCGGTTCACCATTTCCGCAACAATCCACAGGATGCGGCTTACCGTATGGGAGCTCACCTCGGTTTAAGCGGTAGCGAAGTACTGGATGTTTTTCGTGGTCTGAAAATACCCAATGAAACAGCAAATCTTTCATACCTAAATAATAATGGAACCGTCGAGAAAACTTCCAATGTTCTAGTTAGCATTATGTATAGAGATAGTACCGAACAAGATCCTTTAGACTTAAAAGGCTTCGTGAACGACGAGTTTATTCCTGTCGTGGACTAG